One window from the genome of Oceanicoccus sp. KOV_DT_Chl encodes:
- a CDS encoding STAS domain-containing protein, with amino-acid sequence MAISSSITADSNELTITIEGRFDFSSHQEFRRAYEGLATKPDSYVVDMNATAYLDSSALGMLLLLRDYAGGDSANISIANCNDDVKKILSISNFEQLFKIK; translated from the coding sequence ATGGCAATCTCTTCTTCAATTACGGCAGATTCCAACGAACTAACTATTACTATTGAAGGACGCTTTGACTTTAGTTCGCATCAGGAATTTCGTCGCGCCTATGAAGGTTTGGCCACTAAGCCAGATAGCTATGTGGTGGATATGAACGCAACCGCTTATTTGGATAGTTCAGCCTTGGGGATGTTGTTGTTGTTAAGAGATTATGCTGGTGGTGACAGTGCAAATATCAGTATTGCTAATTGTAATGATGATGTGAAAAAGATCCTTTCAATTTCTAATTTTGAACAACTCTTTAAAATTAAGTAG
- the fliG gene encoding flagellar motor switch protein FliG: MSNDANKAKINLTTLDQAAILMMSLGEAEAAEVLKHLGPKDVQRIGSAMTALENVPQSHVEFVMGNFLEEARNITGLGMGSDGYIRNMLVAALGEDKAGSLVDRILLGGNTSGLDTLKWMDPRSVADIIRNEHPQIQAIVIAHLDGDQSAEVLTNLPEKVRLDIIMRVASLDAVQPSALQELNTILEKQFSGNAGSQAKAMGGTKVAAEIMNNLDTSIESELMESIKEIDEDMGATIQDQMFVFDNLKAVDDRGIQALLREVSSEVLILALKGSDEELQEKIFGNMSKRAAELLRDDLEAKGPVKLSEVEGAQKEILLIARRMADAGEIMLGGSGEEMV, encoded by the coding sequence GTGAGTAACGACGCAAACAAAGCCAAGATTAATCTGACCACATTGGATCAGGCGGCGATTTTAATGATGTCACTGGGAGAGGCCGAGGCGGCAGAAGTGTTAAAGCATCTTGGCCCTAAAGATGTGCAGCGTATAGGTTCTGCAATGACGGCGTTAGAAAATGTGCCTCAGAGCCACGTTGAATTTGTGATGGGCAACTTTCTCGAAGAAGCGCGTAATATCACCGGCTTGGGGATGGGCTCGGATGGCTATATTCGCAATATGCTGGTAGCAGCGCTTGGTGAAGACAAAGCGGGATCATTGGTTGACCGTATTCTTTTGGGTGGCAATACCAGTGGTCTGGATACCTTGAAATGGATGGACCCGCGTTCGGTGGCTGACATTATTCGCAATGAGCACCCGCAGATTCAGGCGATTGTTATTGCGCATCTCGATGGCGATCAATCCGCTGAAGTATTAACCAACCTGCCAGAAAAAGTGCGACTGGATATTATCATGCGGGTTGCATCACTGGATGCGGTACAGCCTTCCGCCTTGCAAGAATTGAATACCATTCTGGAAAAACAATTCTCAGGTAACGCCGGTTCACAAGCTAAAGCGATGGGTGGTACTAAAGTGGCCGCCGAAATTATGAATAACCTCGATACCAGTATTGAATCTGAATTGATGGAGTCGATTAAAGAAATTGATGAGGATATGGGTGCGACTATTCAGGATCAAATGTTTGTCTTTGATAACCTGAAAGCTGTTGATGATCGTGGAATTCAAGCGTTGCTGCGCGAAGTCTCTTCTGAAGTGCTTATTCTTGCTCTCAAAGGTTCTGACGAAGAGTTGCAGGAAAAAATCTTTGGCAATATGTCGAAACGTGCTGCTGAATTACTGCGTGATGATTTGGAGGCCAAAGGGCCGGTCAAACTCAGCGAAGTTGAAGGTGCACAGAAAGAAATTCTGCTTATTGCTCGTCGCATGGCCGATGCCGGCGAGATAATGTTGGGTGGTAGCGGTGAAGAAATGGTTTAA
- the fliJ gene encoding flagellar export protein FliJ — protein MAEKPSKRLQTVLRLAKLKEQQAAEKLANAIRLVQAQKAQLQQLDQYKAEYGNQFQQSVAQQLNVAKLANFQRFYHNLEQVGETQQERQVLAEQQQDQARALWQQQYSRHKNMQSLIERKQHQEQASEDKKLQREQDDRKYPSDHD, from the coding sequence ATGGCCGAAAAACCCTCTAAACGCTTACAGACAGTACTTAGGCTGGCTAAGCTAAAAGAGCAGCAGGCAGCGGAGAAGCTCGCCAATGCGATTCGGCTAGTGCAGGCGCAGAAAGCGCAGTTGCAACAGCTTGATCAGTATAAGGCTGAATACGGCAATCAATTTCAACAGTCCGTTGCGCAACAGCTTAATGTAGCCAAGTTGGCTAATTTCCAGCGTTTTTATCATAATCTGGAGCAGGTGGGGGAAACCCAGCAAGAGCGACAGGTGCTGGCTGAACAGCAACAAGATCAGGCCAGAGCGCTCTGGCAGCAGCAATATTCACGGCATAAAAATATGCAATCTCTGATTGAGCGCAAGCAGCATCAAGAACAGGCGTCTGAGGATAAAAAACTGCAACGTGAACAGGATGATCGTAAATATCCTTCTGACCATGATTAG
- a CDS encoding FliH/SctL family protein has translation MTRIPSNQSSAYGAWQIPEVKDGQIVKVEKLQNRGPRGELINVDKNEVIYSSITAAQLEEISSQAYNDVSEQARKEGYQKGHAEGHQAGMQAASQTVKKQSQGLQAAVAEIYNFLAGQDDEVEQALMNVATCIASAVLRRELTIDSSQILQIVTEAVAMLPMDASNITVFLSEQDHKLLTAEPDEIPSNWQLQVKRNLTPGGCQVRSQYSVVDFTLEEQFQQAVNEIVERRYAELAQAAKQRLGSADDEA, from the coding sequence GTGACGCGAATTCCTTCCAATCAATCCAGTGCTTATGGCGCTTGGCAAATTCCTGAAGTTAAGGATGGCCAGATCGTTAAGGTCGAAAAACTACAAAACCGCGGTCCTCGTGGTGAGTTGATTAATGTTGATAAAAACGAAGTTATTTATAGTTCAATCACTGCAGCACAGCTTGAAGAAATTTCCAGTCAGGCTTACAACGATGTCAGTGAGCAAGCGCGTAAAGAGGGTTATCAAAAAGGCCATGCTGAAGGCCATCAAGCAGGTATGCAAGCAGCTAGCCAAACGGTAAAAAAACAATCTCAAGGTTTGCAGGCTGCGGTTGCAGAAATTTATAATTTTTTAGCGGGTCAGGATGACGAAGTCGAGCAGGCATTGATGAATGTTGCGACCTGTATTGCATCGGCAGTATTGCGACGCGAATTAACCATCGATAGTTCGCAGATCTTGCAAATCGTTACTGAAGCCGTCGCCATGCTGCCAATGGACGCTAGTAATATCACTGTTTTTTTGAGTGAACAGGACCATAAATTATTAACTGCGGAGCCTGACGAAATCCCTTCTAATTGGCAGCTTCAGGTCAAGCGAAATCTTACGCCGGGTGGTTGTCAAGTTCGCAGCCAGTACAGTGTTGTCGATTTCACTTTGGAAGAGCAATTCCAGCAAGCAGTGAATGAAATTGTTGAGCGTCGCTACGCCGAGTTGGCGCAAGCGGCCAAGCAGCGTTTGGGCTCGGCTGATGATGAAGCTTGA